Below is a genomic region from Drosophila albomicans strain 15112-1751.03 chromosome 2R, ASM965048v2, whole genome shotgun sequence.
AAGAGGAGTACAACGCCTTCTACAAGAGTTTGACCAAGGACTCGAGCGAACCTTTGACCCAAACACATTTCATTGCCGAAGGCGAAGTGACCTTCAAGAGTTTGCTATACATTCCAAAGGTGCAGCCATCCGAATCCTTTAACCGTTATGGCACCAAGTCCGACAACATCAAGCTCTACGTGCGTCGCGTTTTCATCACTGACGAATTCAACGACATGATGCCCAACTATTTGAGTTTCATTCGCGGTGTTGTTGACTCTGATGATTTGCCTTTGAATGTGTCTCGTGAGAATCTGCAGCAGCACAAGCTGATCAAGGTGATCAAGAAGAAACTGGTACGCAAGGTGCTTGACATGATTAAGAAGATCAACAAGGAAGAATACGAGAAGTTCTGGAAGGAGTTCTCCACCAAGTAAGTGCTTTACTAGGCAGCTTTTAACTTAAGATACttattgaacatttttcgTAGCATCAAATTGGGCATCATGGAGGATCCCAGCAATCGTTCACGTCTCGCCAAGCTGCTGCGTTTCCAGACCTCAAATGGCAAGAGCGTCACCTCGCTGGCCGAGTATGTGGAACGCATGAAGTCCAAGCAGGAGCACATCTACTATATTGCCGGTGCCAACCGCGCTGAGGTCGAGAAATCGCCCTTCGTTGAGCGTCTTTTGAGCAAGGGTTACGAGGTGCTCTACCTCGTTGAGGCTGTGGATGAATACTGCATCTCTGCACTGCCCGAATTCGATGGCAAGAAGTTCCAGAACGTCGCCAAGGAAGGTTTCAAACTCAACGAGTCGGAGAAGAGCAAGGAGAAGTTCGAGACACTGAAGAACACTTTTGAGCCTTTGGTGAAATGGTTGAATGATGTCGCTCTGAAGGATCAGATCTCTAAGGCTCAGATCTCTGAGCGTTTGAGCAACTCGCCTTGCGCTTTGGTCGCTGGTGTCTTTGGCTGGACCGGCAATATGGAGCGTCTGGCTATGTCGAATGCCCATCAGAAGGCTGATGATCCACAGCGTAGCTACTATTTGAACCAGAAGAAGACATTGGAGATTAATCCAAGACATCCATTGATGCGTGAGCTGTTGCGTCGCGTCGAGGCTGATGAGGCCGATGAGACCGCCAAGGATATGGCAGTTATGATGTTCCGCACGGCGACGTTGCGTTCCGGCTACATGCTGCAGGAGACTTCCACGTTTGCCGACAGCATTGAGAAAATGATGCGACAAACGTTGGGCGTGGCTCAAGATGAACAGATCGAGTTcgatgaggaggaggacgatgatgctgatgatgttaaggccagcagcagcagcgaggcGAACACGAACGCCGAGGATGATGAGGAGGAGTCACAGCACGATGAACTCTAATTCCAGTCAATGAAATTTGTGTAAATATAAGAGATCTTCGTGGCATACAGACTGACTTCACAAGTAATCCATAACGCATTTTGAGGTACACACAGGAATACAGTACCGTTGCATCAACAGTACTTTGCTCCTCCTTAGCCACGTGCTTAGTTTCTAAGTAAGACAATTTCGTAATATTCCCGAAACACATCAAGCTCTCTGTGTGctcaaaaacataaaacgtaaactttattcataaattataaacaaatgagATATGTATGAAAACTGAATGCGCTACcgtaaagaaaaatataaatgaattgctaaatgtaatatttgcaTGAGTCATTGTTTTTTATGGGGAGtgtctttttaattaaatatagtagGTCAATAGGGTTTTAATTGACCTTCCCACGGTTCAAATTACAATCGACCGTTATTCGATGTTGTTGCCCTGGTAGCAGCTAGCCATGCGTCGATAAATACACGCTGTTGTTATCGATTAAGTTATCGAGAGTTTTGTCAGCACTATTTGTGCGAAGTAAACACTGATAAATCGAACGCAGCTGTGGCGGCAAATACTGTGAAATTCTTGTTGTAAAGTTTTGATAAtggaaatttgcataaaatggaGCATGTGCCGCACCTGCACCAACGACACTGGAGCTCTGCTACAACCGCTCTTCGACGACCCCAAAGTGgcgcaacagctgcagcaataTGCCGGAGTTGAGGTACATATAAACAATGTTAAACTTTGCTCCCAAGGCGGCTCAACAATTAATTGTATGCTATTTTATGTAGTTAAAAGCTGACGATGGATTACCCGATCAAATATGTACAGTTTGTGTGGCAAACTTGGACTTGGTGCACACATTTCTAACGGGCTGCAAGAAAGCCGACGAACATCTGAGAAATGTGGTGCGTCGCACGATGTCCTCGAGAAGTTGCTTTCCAAAGGTGTCTTTGGAGTCTGAGGAGAAACCAGTGAAAGTGGCAACAGAGGCACGACAGCGCAAACAAATTATTTCGGAGAGAAACGCTAAGAGTTTGTTGACTTCTCGAGCTAAAGAAGCAGCCGATGAAACGGTTTTAATAAGCTCAGCAGTCAAAGAACTGGAGTTGTCGAAAATAACAGCGAAATCCCGCATTGACGACGAACAATATGTGGTTGTCATGAATCCCGCAACAACGACAGACACCGACGACAGCGAATACATCATAACCGATCATCACTACGAAGAAGACGACGAGCAGATTGAAGAGAACAATCTGCCAGCTGACGAACGATCCAGTGCAGATCTTGTGGCTGCTATTAAACTGGAGCAGGAAACTGCAGTGGCAACGCATTCCATTGACTTGGGCGCTGCTTGCGAGCCGTCTAATTTCCCTAAGCACAGCTGTTCCAAGTGCGGAAATTCGTTTCCAAATCGCACGCAGCTCAAAGCGCATTTGCGCACACATGGCAAGGAGAAGAGCTTCGAGTGCGAGTAAGTAGAAGACTCTCAAGATATAGACAATCTCTTGAACCCATTTCCTTAACAGACTTTGTGGCAAGCGTTTCAATGCCGCCTGCAATCTGACGACTCACATTCGGACGCACACAGGAGAGAAGCCCTTTGAATGCGCTCACTGCAGTCGTCGCTTTGCCGATCCCAGCACGCATCGCAAACACGAACGGTGAGTGATCTATACAGATTCCTTAATTCCTTATTTAATCTATCATTCCTTCCCTACAGGATGCACACGAATGAACGTCCTTATGCCTGCGATATCTGTGCCAAAACTTTTTCGTTGTCAACCACCTTGAAGGCTCATTTCCTTTCGCATTCCAATGAAAAACCGCGCAAATGTCATATTTGCAACAAAGGCTTTCGACTGCCACATCAACTAAAAGCCCATAAAAAGACACACGCTCATCGTTTCGAACTGGGGGTCACGTCCTACACCCAGGAGGAAGATGAAGAGGACGACTACTCAAGGAGCTGACTGCGCTTTAAAGCATAGCTTAGACTTTAAATTTTGCTCCTATGGTAGCCAAAATATACGATAAGAAAAAAGTAcgattgaaaattaaattgtatattttatatgcttcGTCTAACTTAAAACTAATCCATATCCTGGTGGAGCATGTAACTGGTTGAGCTGGCAAACGCTTGCTCCTCTTTGCTGCGATGAGTCAGCGTTTGCAGATGCGCTTTCAGTTGATGCAGTAGCGTGAAGGATTTGGAGcaaatgctgcagctgcaaagtCGAGTTCATTTAGTATTCATTAGGGAGCGTATAAGTTagattgcaaaaataatgctCTACTCACTTGAAATTCTTTTCGCCCGAGTGCACCAGACTGTGATTCTTAAGGATGGCCGTGTGTGTGAACGTTTTCCCGCATTCCTTGCACTCGTAGGGTCGTGTGTTGGTGTGGACACGTTCATGACGCACCTTCTCGCTGCGATCGTAGAAATGTCGATCGCAGTAGAGACATTTATAAGGTCGCTCTCCCGTGTGGCGTCTAATGTGAGCACGCAACTCGCCCATTTGCCGAAAAGATTTACAGCAGATTCTAGAAAGggaaaataaagtttattgatttataGACGTTCTCAAATCGAACACTGTGACTTACTCGCATTGATGTGGCTTGTAGTCGGTGTGCGCCATCATGTGGGCGGTGAATGCCGCCTTCTTTGGATACACATTGCCGCACAGATTGCACATGTATTTGGTGGGCGAATTCTCGCCTAGATTGTCAATTTTTAACGCAGGTTCTCCTTTCGTTTTGCGCTTCACTTTGAGTTCGTTGTCGGGTTTGCGCGGTCTGCCGGGTTTACGTTTCGCAGACGTTGTACTTGGACGTGGATCAGGCGATGGTGTGGGTGATAAGAAATCTTCATTGTCTTCCGAAAAGTTGCCATCGCATGTGTCCAACTTAACATCGTCCTCACTATACACCATGGACTGCTCCATTTCGACAGCTTCACACTGCTCATCATtatattgttgctgttccaAATCAGTTATAATCTCTGGCAGTTTATGTTTGGCACTGGCTTCAGTTGCCTCAACTGTAGCTGCCACATTATCTGTCACATAGTTTTCCTCGTAATAGTCGACAACATAGTCCAGCTCAGCAGAGTCGGCAGACTGCAtatcctcttcctcctcctcatcctcatcgtcattGCAATTACTGTAATGTTTCAGTGTTTGCAGCTGCAGTGTTTcatacaaatattcaaaatagacACTTTCGCTAGCATTCAGCAAATCGTCCGGCTTCTCATGCCCCAGAAATGTGCTCTCCAAATACACCTGGGAGTTGAGACACATTTGACGAAAGCTGAACCACATTTTGACAAATTCACAGCAACGTTCGCAGACTTTTGTGGGCAGCAGCGATGAGCGTCGTATctacaaaaagtttttttttaatatacccgAAATTGCTCACACTTAATAGGCTTACTCTGATGCCGCAGCAGTATTCAATTTGGTTATTCAGTCGCAGTTTGGCGGCCTCGTTATCATCTGAcgcctcctcctccacttCATCATTGTCCACAGCTGCATCCTCGGTAAAAAGCGTACGCATGGCATTTTCAGTGCACTCCCCAAGGCAAACACGACATTTGTTTCTATCAACCGGCGTTTCATCTGTCGTTTCCATTGTTAAACTAATAATCTACGCGCTTGCAACATTCACTGCAAGTTTTTTGTGGctttcaactatttttttgtttactgtccACGATAGGCAGTCGATAACTGGTGAATCGATAGTAAGCAAGTCGGCGGATTGTTGTACACGATAACTAGGTAATTTTCGGGTATTTCAAACAGGTTAGCAGCTCATTCTCTAGCcgtgcaattaaaattaagaacttaattgcatttaattaaaaattgtctaATAGGGTTTGTTTTAGTCTAGTTGCCACAgcattcttttttatttccttttaattCTACAAATAGTAATAATGGTAAGGGTATGAAAcagaaaaatgtaatatttgaatttggcGCCAATTGTCCATGGAGTAAGTCGATATGCATACAAATCCGGCATAATACTGatgaatgtaaataataaacaaagaatATAAGAAAACTCTTCTGGAGTAAATTTGAGGTACCGATACCATAAAACATATATAGAAACTATGAGTACAAAAATTTACCaatattatgtatgtaaagtatatatatataaaactagGACTTTTGTTTCTTGACGCGTCCATTTTTAACAGCgttcttcttgtttttcgACTGTGTTTTAACCTTGAGCTTCTTTTTCTTATCATAGGCGCTAAATTCGACCGTATCCGAATCGTCCTCGCCACCATATTTCTCCAACAAACGATCCATCAGAGAATTATAGTTGCCCTCGCGTTGATTGCGACGCGCCAAAATCATTTGCTCCAAGCTGCCACCAGATTCTTGAGCCGCTTCGGCATCCTTCTGTTGACGACGCTCCCGCCGCTCCTTGATTATTTTTGCCTCCTCCGATTCTCTTGCGTATTTACGATGTCGTTTATTACGCTTTGCGGCCGGTTCCTCAgtgaatattttatactcGGGCACATCCTCGCTAGCAATGAGGCCAGCAACGATTTCTTTGATGCGTGGCTCATCTTCCACGCCCATAAACGGCACATGATTCATCATATAGTTAATGCAGCCCTTGCCGCCCAAATAGGCCATCTTAATATCACGCAATTCCATGTCGGAGCCAATATATTCGCGCTCAAAGTTTGTGATATCTTGTTCGGTAATTGGCTTGAATATCTTCTCCCACAGTTCCATCCAGTTGGACAGTTTAccctcatcatcgtcgtcgatGATGCCCTGTTCGTCGTATAGGCCCCGCTTCTGTGGGTCAGTCAGCACTTGATAAATCTTCGAGAGCACTTTGAATTTTTCGGTGGATTCTTCTTTTTGCGCCTCGGGAACTCGATCGGGATGTACTAGCAGCGATATCTTGTGATAGGCCTTCTTGATGTCCTTCTCGGCGGCATCCTTGTCTATGCCCAGCAGCTTGTACACATCACGCGTATCAAAGTACTTTTCACACAAATCCAAAGTAGACATGATTCCAATAGTTCttctaaatattaatttggctgCGGCTTTTTTGTGCTACTGCTGACAGCAATTAAAGTGCTGGAAAGTGCTCAATTGAGATGCCAGTGCTAAAAAGGCGGCACAATTATCTGTCAGAGGGCTGCCATTTGGTGTGTTGTTTGAAATACCTAATTCacttttgtggtattttttggtGTGTTATTACTTGTTAAGTTGGCTGCGATTGGGCCGACTTCCTTTTCCGTGTTAGCtgtgaaagaaaaaacatgcCGGTGGGTgcaaaatttatcaaaaatatgcattttattgcgGAAAATTTGCGCAAACAAACGCTAAAACTGTGTAGAAGTGTGCGCGCTGCAGTGTGGCATATGCAGCCCAAGCATTTACTGTGATCAAATGCACAATATGGCTTAAAAACGACGCGTCTGTGAAATGCTTGCTCTTCCACACACGCAGTCATATgcgagtgtgtctgtgttgtgtgtgtgcgttcgtgggcaaagcaaaagcatgcTCAAAAGCTGAAAGCGCGTAGCACCAAATATATTACTGATGGTTGtgaaattgatattgaaatgaatacaATGTTGTGAACTGTGCGAAACTCATAACCTACAATTGTATGGCATTTGTTTTGgcaataagaataataatttttaaaatctcTTTTGCAGCTAGCAAAAGATTTATTGCACCCTCTGCCCGCTGAGGAGAAACGCAAGCACAAGCTGAAGCGCTTGGTGCAGCACCCCAACTCCTACTTCATGGATGTCAAGTGCCCAGGATGCTACAGAATCACAACCGTGTTCAGTCACGCTCAGGGCGTTGTGGTTTGCGCTGGTTGCGCCACCATTCTGTGCCAGCCAACTGGAGGACGCGCTAAGCTCACAGAAGGTAAGTGCTGTTGCTTAATGCCTCGCCTGcacttttttgtattcattcattcatgtaTTCCATGTCTTTCGCAGGCTGCTCGTTCCGCAGGAAGCCACAGTAATTTGGGATGCGTCTTGATGAaccacaaattattaattttttaataaacactAAAAACGTAaagaaactacaaaaaaaaacatttgagccgttttcattcaattcatGCCAATCTTATAGACGATGCCGTCGATGTTTTATGCAAATGGAGAAGGAttcgccaacaacaacagcacacagTCTAAAGTCTCTTGTAGAACATttcggcagcggcagcagcagcaacaatttaatatattattaataagtaGTTTTAAACTGCATTGAATGATTGATGAGTTAAACTGGCTGTAAAATAGAGAGAAAAAGCGTCCTTTTAATATATGATTTTTGCGTGTGTAAAAGCTGAAGCTTCTGaagaacattaaaaaattaacgaTGTTGTGGTTAGCAATGAGAATTTGCGTGTGGCTTTGTCTCTTTTCAGTCAAGAATACTGAATGCTTCTTAAACATTTGGCTGATTAGCTCTATTCTGCGaagtattgttttttaatgcatAACGCTAATTAGGGAAATTTGTGAGCAGCCAAGATTGACGTGATAAGCtggtttaaatttaaatcggCTTGCCGCCAAAAGTAAACGCTGGAGACAATAACAGTGCCAAATTGAGTAAAAATATCGGCTTAACAGAGTTGTGTGATAAGTATATCGCAATAACATATGGTGATTATCGatttaacagctgttatttGTGTTCGCTGGTTGCATCCCCGCGCGTGTTCATTGTATTTGCAAATGCTGCCGCATTGGGTATTTTTGGcaactcaaaatatataaatttactaagtattttttttgagtttttaatttaaagtcgAGCTTGAAAGTTCCCACATATTCTATATTGACATTGAAAGTAACGCCTCGTGCTGTCAACGTGCTGTCGTGCATCGTGCATAGACAATTTGCACGACCATCTCTATGCTGTTAACACAGCACTCTTATAAGAAACAGTTAACAGAGTTGTTTTCAGTAATCATTTTCTATTTCGTGCGTGACGGTCGCGAGACTGTGCCGCTGCTCTGTGgtttgtgtgttttaaataaaataaatcatatgtgtgtatatatttgaGAATTTTAAAACGCAAGAAACTTAATTGACGCAGAGTGGCATAAGATTGGGCGCGAcgtaattaaatgcaataacaacaacaacagcatcaaaaTTCAACGCGTCGCGCAACAGAAGCGAAACAACACAAAAGAGAAATAGTACAAAGAAATTTGTCTTCCTGCTTTtggccgccgccgccgccgaaGAAGAgtgcgcaaaaaaaagaaaaaatgcaacaaaatacGGAAGCAGAGCAATAAAAACGCAGTAATAACGCAAAACTGACGATAATTGtgcaattattaaaacaattgtatatttattttcggtCGCAAGTTCTTTTgtgagcaacaaaaaaattcgataaccaaacataacaaatattaataataacaacaacaacaacacatttaCAGCAGGCAGTGAAAATTCTCTATTGAAGCAACGGcagaaaatttacaaaaaaaagaagaaaaaacaactttttttggctgttgcttttccaaaaaaaaataagtttcTAGGGGGAGcgttgaaatttataatttatgcaaaactgTGTGCGAAGACAgcaaaccacaacaacaacaataataagaacaacaacacactCAGAAAATGGATCACAAATTCATCGTATTTAATGCTGCACGCGATAACAACCTGCCACAATTGAAGGTAAGTTAGAAGAgatgctgtttctgctgccacaaattgctggcaaaaaaagacaacagcaaaatcaCAGAGCTGCTCTCagctcagctgctgttgttgttgtcccagCCTTGTGACTAATCAATAAAattctacacacacatacaagtaCACAATGCTCTGAGAGCAAGCGTGCgcgcgagagagagtgagaaagagaagcTAAAATAGTGTGGTTTGCTCGGCAACAGCgccaaaacaataacaaaatacaagcATTTGGatatatgaatgtgtgtgtatgttttttgtttgtgggcGTAGAAACGAAGCTCCCAAGCGATTGTGGCACGCTTTTTGCATAATAAAGTTC
It encodes:
- the LOC117576638 gene encoding 40S ribosomal protein S27, with the translated sequence MPLAKDLLHPLPAEEKRKHKLKRLVQHPNSYFMDVKCPGCYRITTVFSHAQGVVVCAGCATILCQPTGGRAKLTEGCSFRRKPQ
- the LOC117573292 gene encoding endoplasmin yields the protein MKYFLLLSILLLAGAHQIVADDVNDAASTETIDLNLGSFKEASRTDAETLKREEEAIKLDGLNVAQLKEIREKAEKFTFQTEVNRMMKLIINSLYRNKEIFLRELISNASDAIDKIRLLALTDRKELESNPELHIRIKADKENKVLHILDSGIGMTHQDLINNLGTIAKSGTADFLAKMQDPSKSEGQDLNDMIGQFGVGFYSAFLVADRVVVTTKHNDDKQYIWESDANSFSITEDPRGDTLKRGSIISLYLKDEAQDFLEEDTVRELIRKYSQFINFPILMWSSKTVDEEVPVEEEAKPEKTEDDVEEADEDAKVEEDNEEDKPKTKKVSKTIWDWMLINDSKPIWTRKPAEVTEEEYNAFYKSLTKDSSEPLTQTHFIAEGEVTFKSLLYIPKVQPSESFNRYGTKSDNIKLYVRRVFITDEFNDMMPNYLSFIRGVVDSDDLPLNVSRENLQQHKLIKVIKKKLVRKVLDMIKKINKEEYEKFWKEFSTNIKLGIMEDPSNRSRLAKLLRFQTSNGKSVTSLAEYVERMKSKQEHIYYIAGANRAEVEKSPFVERLLSKGYEVLYLVEAVDEYCISALPEFDGKKFQNVAKEGFKLNESEKSKEKFETLKNTFEPLVKWLNDVALKDQISKAQISERLSNSPCALVAGVFGWTGNMERLAMSNAHQKADDPQRSYYLNQKKTLEINPRHPLMRELLRRVEADEADETAKDMAVMMFRTATLRSGYMLQETSTFADSIEKMMRQTLGVAQDEQIEFDEEEDDDADDVKASSSSEANTNAEDDEEESQHDEL
- the LOC117576634 gene encoding zinc finger protein 420, giving the protein METTDETPVDRNKCRVCLGECTENAMRTLFTEDAAVDNDEVEEEASDDNEAAKLRLNNQIEYCCGIRIRRSSLLPTKVCERCCEFVKMWFSFRQMCLNSQVYLESTFLGHEKPDDLLNASESVYFEYLYETLQLQTLKHYSNCNDDEDEEEEEDMQSADSAELDYVVDYYEENYVTDNVAATVEATEASAKHKLPEIITDLEQQQYNDEQCEAVEMEQSMVYSEDDVKLDTCDGNFSEDNEDFLSPTPSPDPRPSTTSAKRKPGRPRKPDNELKVKRKTKGEPALKIDNLGENSPTKYMCNLCGNVYPKKAAFTAHMMAHTDYKPHQCEICCKSFRQMGELRAHIRRHTGERPYKCLYCDRHFYDRSEKVRHERVHTNTRPYECKECGKTFTHTAILKNHSLVHSGEKNFNCSICSKSFTLLHQLKAHLQTLTHRSKEEQAFASSTSYMLHQDMD
- the LOC117576635 gene encoding zinc finger protein 572, with translation MEICIKWSMCRTCTNDTGALLQPLFDDPKVAQQLQQYAGVELKADDGLPDQICTVCVANLDLVHTFLTGCKKADEHLRNVVRRTMSSRSCFPKVSLESEEKPVKVATEARQRKQIISERNAKSLLTSRAKEAADETVLISSAVKELELSKITAKSRIDDEQYVVVMNPATTTDTDDSEYIITDHHYEEDDEQIEENNLPADERSSADLVAAIKLEQETAVATHSIDLGAACEPSNFPKHSCSKCGNSFPNRTQLKAHLRTHGKEKSFECELCGKRFNAACNLTTHIRTHTGEKPFECAHCSRRFADPSTHRKHERMHTNERPYACDICAKTFSLSTTLKAHFLSHSNEKPRKCHICNKGFRLPHQLKAHKKTHAHRFELGVTSYTQEEDEEDDYSRS
- the LOC117576636 gene encoding J domain-containing protein CG6693, translating into MSTLDLCEKYFDTRDVYKLLGIDKDAAEKDIKKAYHKISLLVHPDRVPEAQKEESTEKFKVLSKIYQVLTDPQKRGLYDEQGIIDDDDEGKLSNWMELWEKIFKPITEQDITNFEREYIGSDMELRDIKMAYLGGKGCINYMMNHVPFMGVEDEPRIKEIVAGLIASEDVPEYKIFTEEPAAKRNKRHRKYARESEEAKIIKERRERRQQKDAEAAQESGGSLEQMILARRNQREGNYNSLMDRLLEKYGGEDDSDTVEFSAYDKKKKLKVKTQSKNKKNAVKNGRVKKQKS